From Candidatus Atribacteria bacterium ADurb.Bin276, a single genomic window includes:
- a CDS encoding Bacterial extracellular solute-binding protein, translating to MRKKGTKILLGVLVLVVVSALISFAFAQDMDQLEIDTANAVFEAADKGQPDPSWQGKKFTIAVLASGPHGAISGPLFFWRPFWEKLTGATYDVAEIPFGELQAKIFTDLATETGNYDAIVGPSFFYGDYIANDWIIPIDKYFDDARMPKWNRDAIAAPIRELYQWGGKWYGFNNDHDGMVIYFRKDLFNDPKWQEEFKNEFNYDLPVRPDSWQEILDLAKFFNGKDWNGDGKEDFGISMHLKVGEQGFFNYIALAGGFVVMPAPGDNPAKVTRFHNQFWFDPETMKPLTNTPGHVKAMEMLVELCKYGPAAMVSWGLGEAWDIFLRGDCAMVFTFGDVGTLSQDTRVSVVQGKLGVVPIPGSSEVYDLETNAWVKMDKSNLVANESGASWHGVITKYAEDPDMIAHFFSWQATPEINHWNVAWGWSGIDPGTIYDFLEPEGQAKIEDYTTTGYNEADIREFLDAYNTMWFKYPLSIPYLRIAGAADYIESLDIHMSEALTGQASPQEALDRVASDWENITEELGREEQKALYWDAIGYTGE from the coding sequence GTGAGGAAAAAAGGAACAAAAATTTTATTAGGAGTATTGGTTTTAGTCGTTGTTTCAGCTTTAATATCATTTGCTTTTGCTCAGGATATGGACCAATTGGAAATAGATACAGCTAATGCAGTTTTTGAAGCTGCTGATAAGGGACAACCTGACCCTTCATGGCAAGGAAAGAAATTCACGATCGCAGTTTTAGCATCAGGCCCCCACGGAGCCATTTCTGGTCCTCTTTTCTTTTGGCGACCTTTTTGGGAAAAGCTGACCGGAGCAACCTACGATGTCGCTGAAATTCCTTTTGGTGAATTACAAGCAAAAATCTTTACCGATTTAGCAACCGAGACTGGGAATTACGATGCCATAGTTGGCCCAAGTTTCTTCTATGGCGATTACATTGCCAATGATTGGATCATTCCCATTGATAAATATTTTGATGATGCAAGAATGCCCAAGTGGAATCGGGATGCAATTGCAGCACCAATTCGCGAGCTTTATCAGTGGGGAGGAAAATGGTATGGTTTTAATAATGACCACGATGGAATGGTCATTTATTTTAGAAAAGACCTCTTCAATGATCCTAAATGGCAGGAAGAATTTAAAAACGAATTCAATTATGATTTGCCAGTCCGTCCAGATAGTTGGCAGGAAATTCTTGATTTAGCTAAGTTTTTTAATGGGAAAGACTGGAATGGAGATGGAAAGGAAGACTTTGGAATCAGTATGCATCTTAAAGTTGGCGAGCAAGGTTTCTTTAACTATATTGCCTTAGCAGGTGGCTTTGTCGTCATGCCGGCTCCCGGTGATAATCCAGCTAAGGTAACCCGCTTTCACAATCAATTTTGGTTTGATCCGGAAACCATGAAACCTTTAACCAACACCCCTGGACACGTAAAAGCTATGGAAATGTTAGTTGAACTCTGCAAGTATGGTCCAGCCGCTATGGTTAGTTGGGGCTTGGGAGAAGCCTGGGATATCTTCCTTAGAGGAGATTGCGCCATGGTCTTTACCTTCGGTGATGTGGGAACCTTGTCTCAAGACACCCGCGTTTCTGTCGTTCAAGGAAAGCTTGGCGTGGTTCCCATTCCTGGTAGTAGCGAGGTTTATGACCTAGAAACCAATGCATGGGTGAAGATGGATAAATCTAATTTAGTAGCGAATGAATCAGGTGCATCCTGGCATGGAGTTATCACCAAATATGCTGAAGATCCTGATATGATAGCTCATTTCTTCTCCTGGCAAGCAACACCGGAGATTAACCACTGGAATGTTGCTTGGGGATGGAGTGGAATCGACCCAGGGACAATCTATGACTTTTTAGAACCAGAAGGTCAAGCAAAAATTGAAGATTATACAACGACTGGTTATAATGAGGCCGACATTCGTGAATTCTTAGATGCTTATAATACAATGTGGTTCAAGTACCCACTAAGTATTCCTTACCTGAGAATTGCCGGAGCTGCCGATTACATTGAAAGCTTGGATATCCATATGTCGGAAGCCCTAACTGGTCAAGCATCACCTCAAGAAGCTCTTGATCGTGTTGCCAGTGATTGGGAAAATATCACCGAAGAATTAGGTCGAGAAGAACAGAAAGCTTTGTATTGGGATGCAATTGGTTATACTGGAGAATAA